In the genome of Xenopus tropicalis strain Nigerian chromosome 10, UCB_Xtro_10.0, whole genome shotgun sequence, the window TGGGTCCCATGATCACAAAGGTACAGGGGTTGAATGGAGAAGTATCGCCAAGTCTGAGTACAAGTTAGATCTAAAATCCAGATAGTTTCAATCTGTGTCTGGGCCCAGGTTTTTGGTTGACAGAATGACTGGTTATCTTGAGGACCACAAAGACCAAAAAGGTCATCTTTAGGACCACAAAGACCAAAAAGGTCATCTTTAGGACCGCAAAGACCAAAAAGGTAATCTTTAGGACCACAAAGACCAAAAAGATCATCTTTAGGACCACAAAGACCAAAAAGGCCATCTTTAGGACTGCAAAGACCAAAAAGGTCATCTTTAGGACCACAAGGACCAAAAAGGTCATCTTTAGTACCACAAAGACCAAAAAGGTCATCTTTAGGACCGCAAAGACCAAAAAGATAATCTTTAGGACCACAAAGACCAAAAAGGTCATCTTGAGGACCACAAAGACCAAAAAGGTCATCTTTAGGACCACAAAGACCAAAAAGGTCATCTTTAGGACCGCAAAGACCAAAAAGGTAATCTTTAGGACCACAAAGTCCAAAAAGATCATCTTTAGGACCACAAAGACCAAAATGGTCATCTTTAGGACCACAAAGAATCCAAGGCCATCAGAAAGAGTCTTTGGTATAATTCTATAGTTCTACTGGAGGTCTGTAAGTGCCACCACTCTAATTGCCAATGTCTTTCTTGCAGAAGTCGGAGGAGCGCACGAACACACCTGCCAGTGCAGCAACCACCTGTGCCACATCTTCCAGACGGGGTACTACTACCTCTACCCATTCAACATTGAGTACAGCCTGTTCGCCTCGGCTATGACATACGTCATGTGGAAGAACGTCGGCCGTGAAATGGACGACCAAGTGGCCCATCACAGTCGCCTCAGTCTTTGCTTCTATTTTAAGAACATGTTTGCTGGGTTCCTAATTGGCGGGGCCGTCTTGCTGTGCGGCGTTGTGGTCCTTGTCATCTACAAGGTCAAGATCAACTTGCCGGATAAGCTGTACAGGGCGCAcatcctcttctattcatttaaTATATTGGCTCTGGCGCTCATGTCGTTGGGTTCCCTGGCTGGATCCATTATATACCGGTTTGACAAGAGACACATGGACGCTCATAAGAATCCCACTCGGACTCTGGATGTTACCTTGCTCCTAGGAGCAGCCTTGGGTCAGTACTGCATCTCTTACTATTCCATTGTCGCTATGGTGGCCACTTCTCCTGGGGAACTGATCAATGCCCTAAATTTGGTCTACTCCATACTCATGATCGTGCAACTTACTCTTCAGAATACCTTCATCATAGAAGGCCTTCACCGAGAACCCTTCCAAGATGCTGCCCCACAGCCAGAGAAGGGGCTTATTTTTGCCAATGAGGCCGTGGCTCCTTCCCTGGCTCATAATGAAACCCCAGGATTCTCAGCACCAGCTCCTGAATTCCCGGCCAAGCCCAAACAGAGTATAACCGAACCCCCGTGGAATCTGAAGCGCAGGATGGTTCAGGAGATCTCGCTCTTTCTGCTGCTTTGTAACATCATTGTAAGTATTTCCCAACCTCACAGATACTTATATTGCACATTGTTGTTATAATTGCCACCTATATTTTCTCTTGTAATATGCAACACGTCGGCAGGTATGAATAAGCCAATGACAGACATCTTAAGCAAGACTGAGCCAATAGAAAGCACAAACTGAGACTAAAGCACTGCCTGAAAATTAATTTCCTGAGAAAAGGAAAGTCTCagcttagaaaatgaagttagtgagcagagaagagaCCTAGTCCAGGGAAACAGGCGTAATGTTGCTCTTTGCTACTCTTACTTCATgttgcttctttttcttcttggcAGCTTTGGCTAATGCCAGCGTTTGGTGCCCGCCCTCAGCTGAAGAATAACCTGGAACGGAACTTCTACGGACTGTATGTGTGGACTATAATCACCAACATCTGCCTGCCCTTTGGCATCTTCTACCGTATGCACGCGGCTGCCAGCCTCCTGGAAGTGTTCCGAATGTCGTAGGCTGGACAGTCGTCTGCCGTTGGGTTGCAGGGGGCGGAGCCAAGGAGGAGGCGGAGGAAGGAAAGCTGAAGGATAACCTCAGGGATCATCCTGGATTCTGTGCCTTACCAAGCGTCTATGGGGAGGGTTTTTATCATGTGTCCCCCCTGGGATGTCAGCTGAGCCACTGTCTTGGACCCTCAATTCAGATAATCAATGAAAGAATAAAACCACTTTATTAGGATAAGAACATTGGGCAGAAAATCAATGAGCCCCAGATACCCCCAGAGTCGTACCTAGAACTCCCGGGGCACCTAATCCACACAGACTGTATGTAAGATGGGATCTGCCcagtttagtttccctttatccAAGTGGTACCTCTTCTCTACTAATGGGCCTTATGGGGTAGAGACCCTTCTGCCCATCTATAAAGCATATTAATGGTAAAGGCCTGATATTTCTGAGAGTTCCGTTACTGGTCAGATCCAGCCCCATGATATGGATTAAGGAGACATTTTCTACATGTTGCGTAGGTTCTTGTGTAGGTTCCATTTTGTATTCATGCGAGAGATGTAGCTGTTTGTGTACAAATGTATGGAAAGGAGATTTTGCTATATTCAGTAATTAAACTAATATTATATTGTCTTGACTTTCCCCTATAGATTCTCTACTGGGGGAAGGATGGCCACCATTTTCTgtcaataaaggtccccatacacgggccaattgtagctgccgatatgggtcccttggactgattcggcagcttatcggcccgtgtaggggcagaaacgaggggcctggccgaccgatatctggcctgaaattggccagatctcgatcgggcaggttagaaaattcagtcggatcgggggccgcattggctcgttgatgcggtccccgaaccaactgccccatggccgccaatataatttgatcaaattattattttttttacctacacgctccccgatatcgccaagcgagcgaatctcaaggtgtatggggacctttatattggcctttgggttgggggtgGTTATGATGTCAttttggggcagggctatgatgtaaggggtgggaaaatgggtgggCTGGGGATGGAAAGGTGGGTGGGGCCAGGAAATGGGCGGGGTTATAGGCACAGTATAGTGGTTATAAAGGGTGATTGGCaatggagagggtcagggaagggagggatttataactgatggcaagtacattgctggtaaatttgtaatagcaGAGCCGGCCCTGGCTGGGGATTTACTGGTCAAATACCGGCCAGGTAACAACCCTAACTGAGGGGTAACACAACAGAACTGGACTTGAGCCATAATTACACAACAGCTATCTTGTGGCCAAAGAAACAGACGGAGAGATAAAAAGTGATAAATACTAGAACCCCACTATTCTGTATAAATGGATTAGTGATGCTGCAGGCCAGGCCCAGTCCATGTATAATGGAACCATATGAGCTGACTCCTCCTCTTGCCCCTCCCCCACCATGGGGGCCATTCATGAAGTGCAGGGCAAGAGGAGAAGTGTAACAAAGGGGCACAATCCTCCCCAGTTTGCACCATGCTCCTTGTTAAAATTGCATCAGGTCCTGAATTCACCCCTTAAATACAGTGCAACCTACTTGCAGTCATGAATCCAGTATAAATATCTCCAGGCGGGGGGGCAGTAGctgccaatcagagcacagagagACTGGCCCCTTAAATGGGGCACACTTGCATTACAGCATGAATCTACAAACAATAGATGCTCTACAGCCCAACTATATGTTTAATATCTATCAGCAGTAATGCTCCAATGTGCTGCACCCACAGCAGTGCTACTGAACTAAAGTAACAAACCTGAAATCACCTGTAGCCACAAAAATAAGGGTATGCCGCCACCTAGTGTTCATATGTATAACTGCAGCCACAACCATTCATACAATGCACTACAACTGTATCTAAATcataataattgtaataacaAGAGGTATAACAAGGGGATCCTATGCACCCCCAAATAGAGAGCGGCGAATGCAACATGGGgggaaataataattattttatctTATAATCAGAATAAGCCACAGATACCAACATTACTAACGGTATGCACACATCTGCCTCCCCAGTATCTAATCCCATGGGCATTAATATGACGTTGGTCCTCCCGCTGTGCTACATCAGCCTCTGGGAAGGATTTCTAtcagatgttggaacattgttagtGGGATTTCATTCCATTCAGAGCATTAGAGAGGTCGGGCATCAACGGATCTAGTCTTTCTTTGGCAAATAGTGTAATTGTACATTCAGAGAGACAGAGCTCTCCCGCATTCCCAAAGCCTAGATCTTTCTACAGACTGCCAGATGGTGGCGCTATGAGTCTCCTTCCCCTGCTGATATACTAATGGAACCATGGGATGCTGATGGACGGTCGAATATACAACACTTTCCTCTGACCATTGGGTTGCTTTGCCCATTTAGGCTGCTGAGATCGTGTGTGGATTGGCATTCCTTCATTCTCATGGTTTTATCCAATGGTAAGTGCTCTCAGCCCTTATTGTTCATTACCTTCAgccaatccccaaccagtggctcaggggtaacatgttgctccccaaccccttgggtgttgctcccagtggcctcaaagtaggtgcttatttttaaatggaAGCTCAGAGACATTGTTTgcccccaagcagagcctcctgcagcccAGCAGTCCCCATAGGgcaacaaaatagccaatcacagcctttattttgaactttttttttatggttgAGTGGCTCCCCACATCTTGTTCTGACCAACAACGTTTCAGCCTGTTTTTTAACCTCATATGGAGATTCATCTCCTGCTTTCCTTATAGAGACTTACAGCTAGCaaatattccatatatatatgatcaaattctaatggcggcaatggggcagtcagttcggggaccgcatcaacgaatatcggcagctactagcggcccgtgtatggggacctttacaatcCTGCTCTCCACAGAAAGAAGTGGTTAAATAGTTAAGTAATAGTTGACTGTCACTAACCTTGTGACTTATATGTCCTAATGTTAAAGCCTGGAATGTGATTGGGTAATTATACTGAGAGCTGCGCCGGGGCGGGGACTGTGATCAACAACCTCTGCAAAGCGCTAACCTGCTGGGCCAATAAAGGacaataataaagaataataatagtaatggcTAATGGGTTAAACACAGGCAGCGGCGCTCGCTCAGGTGAGGATGGAGCCAGACTCCATAAACCGACTCATTAAAGAGAGAAAAGCCTGTCAGCCATGATTATTCCTTCATAGCCTGTAGCTTCCATATGGAACGAAGTACTGGGGCCATCGGCACAATCACAGCCCAATAACCATACGGCAACTGTgactatttgtgccctgggtacccctggaactatagtggggtgactgttaccccaatgtttctatatatctgtaaccttgttatgggctaagggggcccagcctgaaggccagttagggggggatttggggtgagtgcttatttgtaccctgggtacccctggaactatagcggggtgactgttaccccaatgtttctatatatctgtaaccttgttatgggctaagggggcccagcctgaaggccagttaggggggatttggggtgagtgcttatttgtgccctgggtacccctggaactatagcggggtgactgttaccccaatgtttctatatatctgtaaccttgttatgggctaagggggcccagcctgaaggccagttagggggggatttggggtgagtgcttatttgtgccctgggtacccctggaactatagcagggtgactgttaccccaatgtttctatatatctgtaaccttgttatgggctaagggggcccagcctgaaggccagttaggggggatttggggtgagtgcttatttgtgccctgggtacccctggaactatagcagggtgactgttaccccaatgtttctatatatctgtaaccttgttatgggctaagggggcccagcctgaaggccagttagggatttggggtgagtgcttattagATAACAATAGTGAAGCCATGAGATGGAGCCAGACCTGCTCACAACAGAATATCTCACACAGCCCGGCAGCTCCATGTCTCTGTAGGATATTCTCATACTGGTACCATAGATAGAACATACTTATCATATTTCTGCTCTATCAGTATCTATTTTACGTATAGAAGGGTATTTTTACTTTCCCATAGTGAGATACAGACAGGGCTAAAGAAAGCTGAATACTAGGGCGGTTCCACTGAAGCCCCAGCCTATATTTCCCATGGTGCCGAGGGATTCAGGAGTCTAATCATTACAGAGACCCCGCGCTCCCCCATATAAAGTTGCCTCTATTCCACTCGGAGGTGCAATGGCTTCTATTTACTTACAATGAATTTCATGATTATTTTAAAGAACAAGAGTGGAATAAAGATAATTACAAGTTCAATTATTAATCCAATTACAATGCAGACAAAGCCATGATTAGCATTCAGGGGCAGAGCCGGGGATCGTATAGCCGGGGGTCAGAGCAGAACAGCCTCTAACTATATAATGTAGATACAGAGAGACGCAATCTAATGCACCATGTAGCCCTACCAGGCACAGAATGAATGAGTCTTGATGTAACTGTAAGGTATATGGGGCATTTACTGTAGTTGGAAGGTATATGGGGCATTTACTGTAGTTGGAAGGTATATGGGGCATTTACTGTAGTTGGAAGGTATATGGGGCATTTACTGTAGTTGGAAGGTATATGGGGCATTTACTGTAGTTGGAAGGTATATGGGGCATTTACTGTAGTTGGAAGGTATATGGGGCATTTACACTGGTATAGAAGCACCCAAAATCACCCATCTTGCATTAAATTCACTTAAGAAGTAGAAGAGGCAGGTGGGTGGCCACACAGTGTAACTTTTCCTATTGCAAACCCCTCGTATTAATATGGAAACCATTGGCAATAGATGGGCAAATCCACTCAAGTGAGGAGATGGCCAATGTGGCTGATTGAGTGGTGGGCCAGACTGATCCAAAGCTTAAAGATTAGCTTATTAAAGGTAAATTCCACTGGTCTCCATTATGCGGAGATCCCTGACCAAGAGGGACGCGTGACTAGAACGTGTTCCCAACGCTACAGAATATTACATACTGCTGGTTTTAGgtagaagaaaacattttattccaACAGAATCATCCCCTTAATCCCATGATCCCCTGACCTACCTGCCTACGGAACACTGGGCTTAAACCAATCCCACGATGCATCTCTCTCTAATCTCGACACGGATAGAAGTGGAGCGTGACTGGCTGCGGCTCCCATTAACCCTGCCGGGGAACTGTTAAGATCAAAATGCTCATATAACAGCTTTAGGTACATACCTGAACGCACAGGTAACCACCCTGGGAAGGTTCCACGTATGGGATTTAACCTGAGCTGAAAATGCATTTCTCTCTAGAGATGTCCTAGTTCTGCTATAGAAGCCTATGTACCTCTAGTGGCTATGGGTAGGCTCAGGGCTAGGTACCCTAGGTGGCCTAGGGCCAAACAGAAACAGGCTTTTATGGTACCTGGTGGCATCAATAGACCCATTGCACCCATACCTGTGGCACAGCAGGAGTTAAATCCATGGGTGCTTATAATGGGTGATTATAATGGTATCAATGCCAGTAGAGCAACATTACAAGTCCCAGGTTTGGGCCTGGATTTTAGAATGGATTGTGCAACATAAGACTCAAGTGATGGGGACGTTATGGCTCGTGCAGTTGGCACTACTCCAACCAAAAAGTTCTGTTTTTACACAGGCGCCGGTTGAAAAATGCCCCGTCCAGGCTCCTGAAACCCAAATAGAGCTTTGATATTAGGAGGCCCCAAAATACCCCAATCCCTGGCCAATACAGTCCTGCTCCTTCATGCCATCACTCTGCACCCTGATGTGGCCTGTTTACGTCATCGGCCCCCTGTCCAGTCCACCAGAAAGCAAAAGGTGGCGACCCTAGCTGCTGTTTATATTTGCTGAGAGTGGGTCCAGGGTGccaggtagggttgccatctttgtcGGGCTATAAACCTGGACAAAGGGGGCATTTGGGATGACTTTGGCACCAACATCATCACACAAACTATCAACGTCAATGACGTTTTTGGCAAAGTGATGACGGGGGTGGGGTTATTGTGTCCACTGAACACAATGCAGGGGGTTtcggccagggtcggactgggggggtgaagggcccaccggggcttctgccccaggggcccttcaggtgcccccaccggccatgtcccctaattccctcctcccccccccccttgcaggggcccccctgacccccctcgcagggcccctcaccAGACGTCCTCCCCTAAACACGCGTAATTTAATGCgtaggggaggagcggtcgggcagggggtgcgcaggtaagggtcgggtctggcccgccggggcccactgggatttttcccgatgTCCCCACGGCCCAGTACGACCCTGGTTTCTGCCCAGTTCCTGAATGTTGGAAACCGgacagaaggttttgacccagagAGCACCTTGAATAACTGGGCTGTTTGGGTCGAAACCAGACAGGTGTCAATCCCAGTGCGgttctctgattggctataggagACCCAGGCCATACACAAGAGATGTGCTAATCTTGGGCAACCTTGGCCAATCAGCCTATAATTGTATCAACGGCTATCTGTGATCTTCAGGTGTTGGGATTTTCCCTTCCAGATCAGTTATTGATGGGGCAGGGGGCCATGATTTGACTTTCGATAAAAACAAGCCAAGTAACCAGTTGATATCTGCAACTTGAGTTACAAAAGTGAGAGATAAGAAGAAGGTGCAAACACCTTGTGATATTCACTAACCTAGAGATCCTCCTCCCATTCATTTCCTTAATGGCCCCTTTCAAGGGAGCAGAAATGCCTATATGTTTTATCAGCAAGATAACCCGCAGGTGCTGCTCATTCAGTAAAGGGCCGTCGGTGTTTATTCAGATACTGTCACTGCTCCATTTCCTCTGCTCAAATAATCACATTCAATATTTGCTTGGGTTCAGACAATGGTGGGATCATGTCAGCAGCGGATCCAATGTCAGGCTCAGGGGGCGCTGCACGGGTCGCTGCACGGGTCAGAGAACAGGGGTATCTCTAGCGAAGGGCAGTCACAAAAAAACAAGTCACTAATGACTTtcccttggggccaaacgatcgaattatattggcggcaatggggcagttggttcggggactgcatcaacgagcagatgcggtccctgatccgactgaatctcttaacctgcccaatttcagacagatattggtcggacatgcccctcgttcctgcccctacatgggcccttgtatggccaccttaagacttgaGTTAAACACTTATTCTAGCGACTATGGTTAAATAGCTGCTACCCCAGTAATTTCTTTGTCTGTAACCTTGGCATAAGCTAAGGTTGGACCtcggcttgaactgaaaaagtctagCAGTAAGCTTATAAACAACATATTTCTCACTAAATCCGGCTCCCATGGCTTGATACAAATGGCCACTGACAAACAGAGGGGGCAATAACATGGGAGCACAGACTAGAGGAAGgcggggggggttcctgcctgaccccCACTCATGGTTGTGCCTTAGGTGCTTAGGCACTTACTGAACCCAAGTGCCTCTTCTGGCTACCAACGGAACTAGGGTTCAGTAGTCAATTTGGCTCCCAGTGTGTATTGGCCGTACGTATGGCATCAGGCTGGCAGAGTTTCATTTGAAGGGCCTCCTCCCACTCACGCTGGGCTGAGCATGGCTAGTGAGTCCTCTGTGCATTTCCTAACATCCAGGCTGAAACTGGATAATTACTGCCTTGTTTTATTATTCTATCCATTTATGTTTTACGCAGGTTTTGATAGAGCCGTCATTTCTACCACATTAGGGGTTCAGACCTCATAGAGAGTTTATTATTTTTGAAGGTCAAGGAGTTTTGTTTGCTCTGGTTCAGCAAATCCCCACGATCTTCTCTACTTTTGTAGCTTCATCAGCAaagtgctggaatctctgccataaagcaagacacaaACGTTGGAAGCCAGGAGATGTAATGAGAGGCTATGTGCGCAGCTGAATCAACATGGCTCCCGGTAATCTGCTGGTATTGTTGGTATATCCATcgatccggaatgcttgggacccagggttttctgtataaggggtctttctctaatatgtatttaacaatcaaaataaacccgataggattgttttgccaccaatatggattcatacagctcagttacaaggtactgatttataattactgagaaaaagaaaattattttgaaagaattagaattatttgctttacatgggctctatgggagatgacctttcgttaatttggagctttctggataacaggttttcgaataagggatcccatacttgtacatatgtacatatatgaGCCCAAACTGCAGGAagaagtgctagagcactatggGGCGCAAAAATGTGCCGTATGCTccgggctgtatttatatataggtaccccgggggcctgtgcctagggcggccgGCTTTAGGGGGGGGGCTCTCTgatgcctatataatcaataaagtttatACCCACCCCAGCCACCGCCACACCTACCAATGGAAAGCAGCCGAGcaggtgatgtcacttccgccgcCTGGGGGAATACCTAGTTCCGGTGCCTAAATACTTCCCTGGCTATGGTGCTTACATGGCTATGGTGCTTACATGGCTATGGTGCTTACATGGCTATGGTGCTTACATGGCTATGGTGCTTACATGGCTATGGTGCTTACATGGCTATGGTGCTTACATGGCTATGGCGCTTACATGGCTATGGCGCTTACATGGCTATGGCGCTTACATGGCTATGGCGCTTACATGGCTATGGCGCTTACATGGCTATGGCGCTTACATGGCTATGGCGCTTACATGGCTATGGCGCTTTCATGGCTATGGCGCTTTCATGGCTATGGCGTTTACATGGCTATGGTGCTTACATGGCTATGGCGCTTACATGGCTATGGCGCTTACATGGCTATGGCGCTTACATGGCTATGGCGCTTACATGGCTATGGCGCTTACATGGCTATGGTGCTTACATGGCTATGGTGCTTTCATGGCTATGGTGCTTACATGGCCTTTGCACCCACGGCTGAGTCCTGTCCTGGACCCCTTTATATGTGGCTGATATTAAATGCTCACCCCCGCCCAGCACTGGATTAATCCAATAGCCAAACCTGCCTGTATTCCTGCCCTAGTTTCACTGCTTTGTTGCTAAATCCCCAGTGCAGCAATATTTGTAATTATGTTTGTGCAATCGGATCTCTGGTTACAAACGTCACTAGACCAGTAAGACCAGACACCCCCACAATGTGTAGTCACTGGGGAATGTCCCCAATACTGTCAGCCAATAGGAAAGGCCGTATTTGGGTGCCAGTCATCAAGCAGCCTCTGCGGATAAACAATGgtataaaaatagaaaaggcaAAGCCATTGCAGTGTATGGGGCAGATTAACATGAAAGATGCAGTTAGGGCCCCTCCCTGGGAAATGGTTCCTAATCCGCCGCCCCCTCCCACCTTCTCCATCTTTAGCCGCGGCCGCACATGGACTGTAGGGAGTACAGCACGTATCATTTGGTATCGTGTATAATTGTATAGTGTGCCTTGTTCCagtaaaaaaataacttgaaataaaagattcTGTCTCAGTAAAAGGCAAAA includes:
- the LOC100496487 gene encoding proton channel OTOP2, which translates into the protein MPNAETGHEGPEVPYAPSEVMEMPQISKKDLDAPHTNSDDQEEANMPNREQEMPNKALEMPPTAKEGMNVPHINNKDSDMSQPPYEGALPYLPAQVMNPESSEAQMDLSLQNQTTASPSGHSEVWKKGGRLLSALMAINIALFGSVLVSSGSLEHVVVQDKEVLAFLVVLMLLSVFWMIFQFYFSCQKNAVLYKDSHAGPVWLRGGLVFFGICSLVMDVFKIGYYISYIDCESPIKLIHPMVQSAFIIMQTYFLWVSSKHCVQIHTNISRYGLMLILITNLSIWMAAVTDESVHQTRDLEDDHKIVHSSPAGSHDHKEVGGAHEHTCQCSNHLCHIFQTGYYYLYPFNIEYSLFASAMTYVMWKNVGREMDDQVAHHSRLSLCFYFKNMFAGFLIGGAVLLCGVVVLVIYKVKINLPDKLYRAHILFYSFNILALALMSLGSLAGSIIYRFDKRHMDAHKNPTRTLDVTLLLGAALGQYCISYYSIVAMVATSPGELINALNLVYSILMIVQLTLQNTFIIEGLHREPFQDAAPQPEKGLIFANEAVAPSLAHNETPGFSAPAPEFPAKPKQSITEPPWNLKRRMVQEISLFLLLCNIILWLMPAFGARPQLKNNLERNFYGLYVWTIITNICLPFGIFYRMHAAASLLEVFRMS